A genome region from Eurosta solidaginis isolate ZX-2024a chromosome 2, ASM4086904v1, whole genome shotgun sequence includes the following:
- the LOC137239987 gene encoding uncharacterized protein — protein sequence MSVELRSNKNSIFLVGEINHQITGAKLPSNRQIFGVLFFNIREIKLNISESANLVARECIIFWEKARIPTRAFPNCVKKIVDLYQFWRELQKNCKKIPDFYKRREEEFQQDLDNLFDIAHADALNRIKIEEDKVFLRKQREPGRPGCLMGVDKKLAVIEEKARLRQLAKEKYRLKQMPSDAVSTSVAAYKDMTHTELHDKSASSEESLNEPTPSTSQSIRSLSAVAKRGRKNFITPKLVATLDRCQLSIRDSVYVVQAVVEALGLNCDDYPINKSSIQRIRTQMRKHRAESIKSDFQNNIPEVVAVHWDGKLLPSLNVKSSKEERLPIVISFEEKEQILAVPKLESSSGKNQANAVLNTLNDWNLNDKVQIMCCDTTASNTGRLNGACVLLEQALERELLLFACRHHVYELVLKSVFQTKIQEDSTSPEIPLFKKFKDNWKNINPNAIEPCSNFVKQHFCETMINELVEFYYNELEKSIVRDDHRELIELAIIFLGGNSENKIKIRPPGALHQARWMARAIYSIKICLLQSQFKMSVKDEQGLRDISLFIVTVYVKPWLRCSLAVKAPNQDLLFLKTLKDYERVDKLISKAALGKFSHHLWYLSEEITLLSIFDEDVDEQTKKNIVINLKRESFDDSGKRYVPSKDETSISLYGEYLFICIKLCSLFTKR from the coding sequence ATGTCAGTGGAACTAAGAAGCAATAAAAACAGTATATTTCTGGTGGGTGAGATTAATCACCAAATAACAGGCGCAAAATTACCGTCGAATCGTCAAATTTTTGGGGTTCTGTTTTTCAACATTcgcgaaataaagttaaatattagtgAAAGTGCAAATCTTGTGGCTCGGGAGTGCATTATATTCTGGGAAAAAGCTAGAATACCCACCAGAGCTTTCCCtaattgtgttaaaaaaattgtggatCTTTATCAGTTCTGGCGAGAGctgcaaaaaaattgtaaaaagataCCGGATTTTTATAAACGTCGCGAGGAGGAGTTTCAACAGGATTTGGATAATTTATTCGATATCGCACATGCTGATGCTCTCAACAGAATTAAAATAGAAGAAGATAAAGTATTCTTACGTAAACAGAGAGAGCCAGGCCGCCCAGGTTGCTTAATGGGTGTAGACAAAAAGTTGGCtgtaattgaagaaaaggcaaggTTAAGACAACTAGCAAAAGAGAAATATAGATTAAAACAAATGCCCTCAGATGCCGTATCGACATCTGTTGCTGCTTACAAGGATATGACACATACAGAATTACATGACAAATCTGCAAGCTCTGAAGAAAGTCTGAACGAaccgactccttccacttctcaATCAATTCGTTCTTTAAGTGCAGTAgcaaaaagaggaagaaaaaatTTCATCACGCCAAAATTGGTTGCGACTTTAGACAGATGTCAACTCAGCATTCGAGATTCTGTTTATGTAGTTCAAGCTGTAGTGGAAGCACTAGGTCTTAACTGTGACGATTACCCAATTAACAAATCCTCTATTCAACGCATTCGAACGCAAATGAGAAAACATAGAGCAGAATCCATTAAATCTGATTTTCAGAATAACATACCCGAAGTTGTTGCTgttcattgggatggaaaactgtTACCTAGTCTCAACGTAAAAAGCTCTAAAGAAGAACGCTTGCCAATTGTTATTTCGTTTGAAGAGAAAGAACAAATTCTTGCAGTCCCGAAATTAGAGAGCTCTTCCGGCAAAAATCAAGCAAATGCAGTACTAAATACGCTAAATGATTGGAACCTTAATGATAAGGTACAAATAATGTGCTGTGATACGACAGCATCTAATACAGGTCGCTTGAATGGAGCTTGTGTGCTTTTGGAGCAAGCATTAGAAAGAGAATTGTTACTTTTTGCTTGTCGTCATCATGTTTACGAACTTGTGCTCAAAAGTGTATTTCAAACTAAAATCCAAGAGGACAGTACCAGTCCCGAGATTCCActatttaaaaagttcaaagataACTGGAAGAATATTAATCCTAATGCTATCGAACCCTGCTCTAATTTCGTAAAACAACACTTTTGTGAGACGATGATAAATGAATTGGTGGAGTTTTATTACAACGAATTGGAGAAGTCAATTGTACGAGATGATCATCGGGAACTGATTGAACTAGCTATTATTTTTTTGGGAGGAAACtctgagaataaaattaaaatcagaccTCCAGGCGCATTGCATCAAGCTCGGTGGATGGCAAGAGCTATTTACTCTATAAAGATATGTTTGTTGCAGTCTCAATTTAAAATGAGCGTCAAGGACGAACAAGGGCTTagagatatttctttattcattgtGACAGTTTATGTTAAGCCCTGGCTAAGATGCAGTTTAGCAGTAAAAGCGCCGAATCAAGACTTACTCTTTTTAAAGACCCTGAAGGATTACGAAAGAGTTGACAAGTTGATTTCCAAAGCAGCTTTAGGAAAATTCAGTCACCACCTGTGGTATTTATCAGAAGAAATAACCCTGCTATCAATTTTTGACGAAGACGTTGATGAACAAACCAAGAAGAACATTGTAATTAACTTAAAAAGAGAAAGCTTTGATGATTCCGGAAAGAGATACGTTCCATCGAAGGATGAAACGTCGATATCTTTATATGGTgaatatttattcatatgtatTAAGCTATGCTCACTATTTACTAAACGCTAa